Proteins encoded in a region of the Sulfurospirillum arsenophilum NBRC 109478 genome:
- a CDS encoding 3-isopropylmalate dehydratase — translation MQKLLTGNTFAFGNNVDTDQIYPGRFVELTDVEDVAKYAMFGADPEFTCKVKKGDFIIAGTNFGCGSSREHAAITLKAVGIGVIIAESFARIFYRNAINLGLPVLVCPNISKRVTSGSTVQIDLLSGEIFDETGKIAQAEPMSEYIMHIIENGGIKSLIKKQMETKTLVS, via the coding sequence ATGCAAAAATTATTAACGGGCAATACCTTTGCCTTTGGCAATAATGTCGATACTGACCAGATTTACCCAGGTCGTTTTGTAGAGCTAACCGACGTTGAAGATGTCGCCAAGTATGCGATGTTTGGGGCTGACCCTGAGTTTACATGTAAAGTTAAAAAAGGCGATTTTATCATCGCTGGAACCAACTTTGGGTGTGGTTCTAGTCGTGAACATGCTGCCATTACACTCAAAGCGGTTGGCATTGGTGTGATTATCGCAGAGTCGTTTGCGCGTATTTTTTACCGCAATGCCATCAATTTAGGACTACCCGTTCTGGTGTGCCCTAACATTTCAAAACGTGTAACATCGGGTTCTACCGTACAGATTGATCTTTTAAGTGGCGAAATTTTCGATGAGACTGGCAAAATTGCACAAGCTGAGCCAATGTCTGAGTATATAATGCATATTATTGAAAATGGTGGCATTAAATCGTTGATTAAAAAACAGATGGAAACAAAAACGCTCGTATCTTAA
- a CDS encoding hemagglutinin repeat-containing protein yields MIFHHFSSENTLHVKSSIDTSTSKQDSKDLAGTLSMTMYGGGSGMGATLGYGEGHQSSDSTTNTNSELLAKNINITTTNDASFKGATVKADDTLNVKVGGGLSVESQRDSSSSNSKGFNVSVSASLGKDKDYTANQSDYAKPEEYKAAQDALNKTAGARIGNGLGSTGASFGANTGTSQSKQTVLSSLTGENVNVEVEGNTHIKGALIAAGKTNEQGVFEDNEKLKLKTDTLTFANSSNTQFSSSNSFNVGASIGYGNAKDAKPSTTPAGNDAPKSDTQINSSSLSLSNQMGYSGSKTLATLGKGDVQVGDTENSDDLTRLNRDTTKVNKDLYSGNVGTSVTAVLDHRLLTEDGQDQIKQDVKEITKYPENAYDTMFIKEAPLYEVFKDENGEIIMLKVPDEERQNLKKSSDGKVYVANNGIFNDALAGAGYALQHKTNDGPLYLEHFPKAEYDLSELLVAGYQFFLETTMTPTNATKDSKSLMDMYGQTGLVLSAHSRGTLTETNAMYLKSKDADAVGSLSNTQVYFYGPAQNVSNADELLSYLQNRDSMTDLNAKNNSVIKYQNHTADPVGTIVGRNPSTGGTIPEGSNTLIEMVRAAMGEESTSHNTYGEANKEDIVKFWGGKILVPVSVRTYTETK; encoded by the coding sequence ATGATTTTTCATCATTTTTCTTCTGAAAATACTTTACATGTAAAGTCTTCCATCGATACGTCAACCTCCAAACAAGACAGTAAAGACCTCGCAGGAACCCTTTCTATGACCATGTACGGTGGTGGTAGTGGCATGGGTGCAACACTGGGTTATGGTGAAGGCCATCAAAGTAGTGATAGCACCACCAATACCAATTCTGAACTCCTTGCTAAAAACATAAACATCACCACCACAAACGATGCTTCCTTTAAAGGAGCCACGGTTAAAGCAGACGATACCTTGAATGTTAAAGTAGGAGGAGGCCTCAGTGTTGAGTCTCAAAGAGATAGTAGCTCTTCTAACTCCAAGGGATTTAATGTCAGTGTGAGTGCTTCTTTGGGTAAGGATAAAGATTACACGGCAAATCAAAGTGATTACGCTAAGCCAGAAGAATATAAAGCTGCACAAGATGCGCTCAATAAAACTGCAGGCGCTAGAATTGGTAATGGCTTAGGCAGTACAGGAGCCAGCTTTGGAGCCAATACTGGAACAAGCCAAAGTAAACAAACCGTTCTTAGCTCACTTACAGGTGAAAATGTCAATGTAGAAGTAGAGGGCAATACGCACATTAAAGGCGCGCTCATTGCAGCAGGAAAGACCAATGAGCAAGGCGTATTTGAGGACAATGAAAAACTCAAACTCAAAACCGATACCTTAACTTTCGCTAACTCTAGCAATACACAATTTAGCTCTAGCAATAGCTTTAATGTAGGAGCAAGCATAGGTTATGGTAATGCCAAAGATGCCAAACCAAGCACAACTCCTGCAGGTAACGATGCGCCTAAAAGCGATACACAGATTAACTCTTCATCCCTATCACTCTCCAATCAAATGGGCTACAGTGGTTCTAAAACCTTAGCAACACTTGGTAAAGGTGATGTTCAAGTCGGTGATACCGAAAACTCTGATGACCTTACCAGACTTAACCGTGATACCACAAAAGTCAATAAAGACCTTTACTCTGGAAATGTGGGTACTTCGGTTACTGCTGTTCTAGATCATAGACTTCTTACGGAAGATGGGCAAGATCAGATAAAGCAGGATGTTAAAGAAATTACAAAATATCCAGAAAACGCTTATGATACAATGTTTATTAAAGAAGCACCTTTATATGAAGTTTTTAAAGATGAAAATGGAGAAATTATTATGCTAAAAGTTCCTGATGAAGAAAGACAAAATTTGAAAAAAAGTAGTGATGGAAAGGTTTATGTTGCAAATAATGGTATTTTCAATGATGCTCTAGCCGGTGCAGGATATGCTTTACAACACAAAACCAATGATGGACCTTTGTATCTTGAACATTTTCCAAAAGCAGAATATGATTTATCAGAGCTATTAGTAGCAGGATATCAGTTCTTCTTAGAAACAACTATGACCCCAACAAACGCAACAAAAGATTCCAAAAGTTTAATGGATATGTATGGTCAAACAGGGCTTGTCCTTAGTGCACACAGTCGAGGAACTCTTACGGAAACTAATGCGATGTATCTAAAATCAAAAGACGCTGATGCCGTTGGTAGTCTAAGCAATACTCAAGTTTATTTTTACGGGCCAGCTCAAAATGTAAGTAATGCAGATGAATTGCTAAGTTATCTACAAAACAGAGACTCAATGACTGATTTGAATGCAAAAAATAATAGTGTTATCAAATACCAAAATCATACGGCAGATCCTGTCGGCACAATTGTCGGAAGAAACCCATCAACAGGAGGAACGATACCTGAAGGAAGTAATACGCTTATTGAAATGGTAAGAGCTGCTATGGGAGAAGAATCAACGTCTCATAATACATATGGAGAAGCGAATAAAGAAGACATTGTCAAATTTTGGGGTGGTAAAATCTTAGTACCTGTCTCTGTTCGAACGTATACTGAAACAAAATAA
- a CDS encoding alpha/beta fold hydrolase yields MAITDYFQGFERMLIDTGDVSINTLVGGEGKEVILLLHGHPENYLIWRDIAPKLAKRYTVVITDLRGYGDSSKPKGLPDHSNYSKRVMALDQVKVMEHLGFSEYHIVGHDRGARVCHRLMLDHPEKVLTCTMMDILPTYDMYERTNSEFATKYWHWFFYIQPFDFPERFLGADPDYFIRNNLLKKASPEALKNFPEDVLQDYIRCYSDPATVHGISEDYRAAASIDLEHDIVDRSTKIKTPLLVLWGANGVVGKLWDILQGWKDLAEDVNGFGIPDCGHFVPEEKPQIVLEALGAFLEQKRKNS; encoded by the coding sequence ATGGCTATAACGGATTATTTTCAAGGGTTTGAGCGTATGCTGATTGATACGGGCGATGTGTCGATCAATACGCTTGTTGGAGGAGAAGGCAAAGAGGTCATTTTACTGTTACATGGGCATCCTGAGAACTATCTTATCTGGCGAGATATCGCTCCCAAGCTTGCCAAACGTTACACGGTTGTTATAACCGACCTTCGAGGGTACGGTGATAGTTCAAAACCTAAAGGCTTACCCGATCACTCGAACTACTCCAAACGTGTGATGGCACTGGATCAAGTGAAAGTGATGGAGCATTTAGGCTTTAGTGAGTATCACATCGTGGGGCATGACCGCGGGGCTAGGGTGTGCCATCGCTTGATGCTGGATCATCCCGAAAAAGTGTTGACCTGTACCATGATGGACATTTTACCAACCTACGATATGTATGAGCGAACCAACAGTGAGTTTGCGACGAAGTATTGGCACTGGTTTTTTTACATTCAGCCTTTCGATTTTCCTGAGCGATTTTTAGGCGCTGATCCTGATTATTTTATTCGCAATAATTTACTGAAAAAAGCGTCACCTGAAGCGCTTAAAAACTTCCCTGAAGATGTTTTACAAGATTACATTAGATGCTATTCTGATCCTGCGACGGTGCATGGGATTAGCGAAGATTATAGGGCGGCTGCGAGCATTGACCTTGAGCATGACATCGTTGATCGATCAACAAAGATCAAAACACCGCTTTTAGTCTTGTGGGGTGCAAATGGTGTTGTGGGAAAACTGTGGGATATTCTCCAAGGATGGAAAGATTTGGCAGAAGATGTCAATGGTTTTGGGATTCCTGATTGCGGTCATTTTGTTCCTGAAGAGAAGCCTCAAATCGTTTTAGAAGCGTTAGGTGCTTTCCTAGAGCAAAAACGTAAAAATAGTTAA
- a CDS encoding LysR family transcriptional regulator, with protein MDSSLLKIFVAVSKHQSISLAAQELYFTQSNVTLRIKQLEKKLGYPLFHRVPKGVILTYEGEKLYPYALDIVTKVEETILKMKNISEQTLLRIGTSQANAIIRLLPFIEKLSVDFPTTQIELFANGTPQVIDALLEYKVDIAFVTGDPKHKDIVVLNEFSDDLYMVESKHKVSKNCIIGYREKSTHLNFFKQYWEALGNTEYTTIILENYEVMLGCVKAGMGRAFLSKIIVDKYHYTDDLILTKLQPNECNLETHLVCRKDSVPFIGDYLKQMQLH; from the coding sequence ATGGATTCGTCTTTACTCAAGATTTTCGTTGCGGTTTCCAAGCATCAAAGCATCTCACTGGCTGCGCAAGAGCTCTATTTTACGCAATCCAATGTCACACTTCGCATCAAACAACTTGAAAAAAAACTGGGTTACCCTCTTTTTCACCGTGTTCCAAAAGGTGTTATTTTGACGTATGAGGGCGAAAAACTCTACCCTTATGCGCTTGATATTGTTACCAAAGTGGAAGAAACCATTTTAAAAATGAAAAATATTTCGGAGCAGACGCTTTTACGCATTGGAACAAGCCAAGCCAATGCCATTATTCGCCTCTTACCGTTTATCGAAAAGCTCTCAGTTGACTTCCCCACAACACAGATCGAACTCTTTGCCAATGGAACACCCCAAGTCATTGACGCTCTTTTGGAGTACAAAGTCGATATTGCGTTCGTAACAGGCGATCCAAAGCATAAAGACATCGTCGTCTTAAATGAATTTAGCGATGACCTCTACATGGTTGAGTCCAAACATAAAGTCAGCAAAAACTGCATTATAGGCTATCGCGAAAAGAGTACGCATTTGAATTTCTTTAAGCAGTATTGGGAAGCGTTGGGAAACACGGAGTACACAACGATCATTTTAGAGAATTATGAAGTGATGTTAGGCTGTGTCAAAGCAGGGATGGGAAGAGCTTTTTTGTCAAAAATTATCGTCGATAAATACCATTATACCGATGATCTCATCTTAACCAAACTCCAACCAAATGAGTGCAATTTAGAGACCCATTTAGTGTGCAGAAAGGACTCAGTTCCTTTCATAGGGGATTATTTAAAGCAGATGCAATTGCATTAG
- a CDS encoding 3-isopropylmalate dehydratase large subunit, whose protein sequence is MHAIEKLLAKKAGKTSVKAGEIINCEVDMAGINDLYLQTIRSFHEMGGVKVHDPSRVIMFLDHYAPASTIMQAQNQKQFREFCWDQGIDLLMDIDQGVCHQVLVDKGLSYPGEIVVITDSHTTTHGAFGAFGTGVGATDLAIILATGKLWFRVPEIVKINFEGKLPHGVYAKDMILHAIGALGADYAVYKAVEFSGSTLQHLSVSERMALCNMSTEMGAKTSYIQPDDITKAFLKEKMARPYEIYHTDADFVYADEISFDVTKLTPQLAAPSSVDNVYDISEFIGRHIDQAYLGSCTGGRAEDIGIAAHILKGKKVASRTRFVIVPASKGVLLESMEKGYVQTLVEAGATFVTPGCAACLGTHEGMLASGETCITTTNRNFPGRMGDTKAEIFLGSPAAVAAAALMGEIVDPTLYM, encoded by the coding sequence ATGCACGCAATTGAGAAGCTATTGGCCAAAAAAGCAGGTAAGACGTCTGTCAAAGCGGGTGAGATTATCAACTGTGAAGTCGATATGGCAGGCATTAACGATCTGTATTTACAAACGATTCGCTCCTTTCATGAGATGGGTGGCGTTAAAGTGCATGATCCAAGCCGTGTGATCATGTTTTTAGATCATTACGCACCCGCTTCAACGATCATGCAAGCGCAAAATCAGAAGCAGTTTCGAGAATTTTGTTGGGATCAAGGCATTGATCTTTTGATGGACATAGACCAAGGGGTGTGCCATCAAGTCCTTGTCGATAAAGGCTTGTCGTACCCTGGAGAGATCGTCGTCATCACCGACTCTCATACGACAACACATGGCGCTTTTGGGGCATTTGGAACGGGAGTAGGGGCAACAGACCTTGCGATCATCCTTGCTACCGGAAAGCTTTGGTTTAGAGTACCTGAGATTGTCAAGATCAATTTTGAAGGCAAACTTCCGCATGGTGTGTATGCAAAAGATATGATTTTACACGCCATTGGTGCTTTGGGGGCAGACTATGCGGTGTATAAAGCCGTAGAGTTTTCAGGCTCTACTTTGCAACACCTCAGTGTTTCAGAACGCATGGCACTGTGTAACATGAGTACCGAAATGGGCGCTAAAACGAGCTACATTCAGCCTGATGACATCACAAAAGCATTTTTGAAAGAAAAGATGGCACGCCCTTATGAGATTTACCATACTGATGCGGATTTTGTGTATGCCGATGAAATCAGCTTTGATGTCACAAAACTCACCCCGCAATTGGCGGCTCCTTCGAGTGTGGATAATGTCTATGATATCTCCGAGTTCATCGGTCGTCACATTGACCAAGCGTATCTTGGGTCATGTACGGGTGGACGAGCGGAGGACATTGGCATTGCAGCGCATATTTTAAAAGGAAAAAAGGTTGCGTCTCGTACACGTTTTGTTATTGTGCCTGCCTCAAAAGGGGTACTTCTTGAATCAATGGAAAAAGGGTATGTGCAAACACTTGTTGAAGCGGGAGCTACCTTTGTGACACCTGGATGTGCGGCTTGTTTAGGAACCCATGAAGGAATGTTAGCTTCTGGTGAGACCTGCATCACAACGACCAATCGTAACTTCCCCGGTCGCATGGGCGATACCAAAGCGGAGATCTTTTTAGGTTCTCCCGCAGCGGTTGCCGCAGCAGCTTTAATGGGTGAAATCGTTGACCCTACACTTTACATGTAA
- a CDS encoding CreA family protein: MIDNKKKLYRSAIALLCFVSSAFAEEIGSVNTAFVLLGANHKIVIEAFDDPKVPGVSCHLSRAKTGGVKGSFGIAEDTADASIACRQTGVISLPQDIQSKKSDGERVFKESTSLLFKHMQVVRFYDAKRNTLVYLTYSDKLIDGSPKNAISTVQITNAIFEK; encoded by the coding sequence ATGATTGATAATAAGAAAAAGTTGTACCGTTCTGCAATCGCACTATTGTGCTTTGTTTCATCTGCCTTCGCAGAAGAAATTGGCTCAGTCAATACCGCTTTTGTTTTATTAGGGGCTAATCATAAGATTGTGATTGAAGCGTTTGATGATCCTAAAGTACCTGGTGTTTCGTGTCATCTTTCGCGTGCAAAGACAGGAGGAGTCAAAGGCTCTTTTGGCATTGCGGAAGATACTGCGGATGCGTCTATTGCATGTAGGCAAACTGGCGTTATTAGTCTTCCTCAAGATATTCAATCTAAAAAGAGTGATGGCGAACGCGTTTTTAAAGAGTCAACATCGTTATTGTTCAAGCATATGCAGGTGGTTCGCTTTTACGATGCGAAACGTAATACGCTTGTTTATTTGACGTACTCCGATAAGCTCATAGACGGTTCTCCTAAAAATGCTATCTCAACCGTACAAATTACGAATGCTATTTTTGAAAAATAG
- a CDS encoding DUF4823 domain-containing protein, translated as MKHKFTSLTITIMTVLVFIGCGPLHSNVRNINGTDLDKSQLLTKESSIYLVNGGDGMKKTLFSSVYGEEVSIGSGLSAINIAFDQLKWGNPHVILENKVLSEKEALENATLNNSDYVIYSRVETWTDPLGISCSKHYMDEASVVISLYSTKEQKLLKTTRLSAKDCPSTLNGMPLSPGSPERLYEKLFSQWTRNIFVSNN; from the coding sequence ATGAAACATAAATTCACGAGTTTGACTATAACAATAATGACGGTTCTAGTCTTTATAGGCTGTGGTCCCTTACATTCCAATGTAAGGAATATCAATGGAACTGACTTAGATAAGAGTCAATTATTAACCAAAGAAAGTTCTATTTATTTAGTTAATGGTGGGGATGGAATGAAAAAGACCCTTTTTTCCTCAGTATATGGCGAAGAAGTATCCATAGGCAGTGGGCTATCTGCCATAAATATAGCATTTGACCAGTTAAAATGGGGAAATCCTCATGTTATTTTAGAAAACAAAGTTCTATCTGAAAAAGAAGCTCTCGAAAATGCTACGTTAAATAATAGTGATTATGTCATCTATTCTCGTGTAGAAACATGGACTGATCCGTTGGGTATAAGTTGCTCTAAACATTATATGGATGAAGCATCCGTAGTTATCTCATTATATTCAACAAAAGAGCAGAAGCTTTTAAAAACCACTCGTCTTTCTGCCAAGGATTGTCCAAGTACACTTAATGGTATGCCATTGTCCCCAGGTTCGCCAGAACGTTTATACGAAAAACTTTTTAGCCAATGGACTCGTAATATTTTTGTGTCAAATAATTAA